From Woronichinia naegeliana WA131, the proteins below share one genomic window:
- a CDS encoding flotillin family protein yields MGTIITLLAIFGMGIGSGLFVLRRLYFICQPSEVLIFAGSRRSVSDNKSVGYRLVKGGSSIKIPALEQVFRMDLTNMIIDLKVVNAYSKGGIPLILAGVANIKIAGEEPTIHNAIERLLGKKRSEIEQLAKDTLEGNLRGVLASLTPEEANDDQIAFAKNLLLEAEDDLAKLGLILDSLQIQTISDEVRYLDSIGRKQQADLKRDARIAEAKARAESIIKDSENQRITALRRIQRDLEIAKVDAEKRVRDAQSKRIAMIAEVESVVMSQLAKVQAEVAVETERIKQVERQLQADVIAPAEARCKQEIAQAQGKAATIVEEGKAQTEGIQALAQSWLAAGSHAKEIFLYQKLEPLLRMMASSVPDVTVETVTVIDSNNDNSGGSIPKLASFLEQLKQTTGLDVPEVINHLTHSPTTAIAPKTVKDIPYANTPMVDLPKKS; encoded by the coding sequence ATGGGTACAATCATCACGCTATTAGCCATTTTTGGCATGGGAATCGGCTCTGGACTGTTCGTTCTGCGACGTTTATATTTTATTTGTCAACCCAGTGAAGTTTTGATTTTTGCCGGTAGCAGACGCTCGGTTTCCGATAATAAAAGTGTGGGTTATCGTCTAGTTAAAGGTGGTAGCAGTATTAAGATTCCGGCCTTGGAACAGGTTTTTCGCATGGATTTAACCAATATGATCATTGATCTAAAAGTGGTCAATGCCTATTCTAAAGGGGGAATTCCCTTGATTTTGGCGGGAGTTGCGAATATTAAAATTGCGGGGGAAGAACCGACTATTCACAATGCGATCGAACGTTTACTGGGTAAAAAGCGATCGGAAATTGAACAATTAGCTAAGGATACGTTAGAAGGAAATCTGCGCGGTGTGTTAGCCAGTTTGACCCCAGAAGAAGCCAATGATGATCAAATTGCTTTCGCTAAAAATCTTTTATTAGAAGCGGAAGATGATCTGGCTAAATTAGGTTTGATTTTGGATAGTTTACAAATTCAAACTATTTCCGATGAAGTACGCTATTTGGATTCCATCGGTCGTAAACAACAGGCAGATTTAAAACGGGATGCTCGTATTGCCGAAGCTAAAGCTCGTGCCGAGTCTATTATTAAGGATTCTGAGAATCAACGAATTACCGCCCTACGACGCATTCAACGGGATTTAGAAATTGCCAAAGTAGATGCGGAAAAACGGGTGCGAGATGCCCAAAGTAAGCGGATAGCCATGATTGCGGAAGTGGAATCGGTGGTTATGTCCCAATTGGCCAAGGTTCAGGCTGAAGTAGCGGTAGAAACGGAACGCATTAAACAGGTTGAGCGACAATTACAAGCTGATGTCATTGCCCCCGCCGAAGCGCGTTGTAAACAGGAGATTGCCCAGGCTCAGGGTAAGGCGGCAACGATTGTGGAAGAGGGAAAAGCCCAAACGGAAGGGATTCAAGCCTTGGCTCAATCATGGTTAGCCGCAGGGAGTCATGCTAAAGAGATCTTTTTATATCAAAAGTTAGAACCGTTATTGCGGATGATGGCGAGTAGTGTACCGGATGTCACCGTAGAAACCGTTACAGTTATTGATAGTAATAACGATAATTCCGGGGGAAGTATCCCTAAATTAGCCAGCTTTTTGGAACAGTTAAAACAAACAACGGGCTTAGATGTCCCAGAGGTAATTAACCATTTAACCCATTCTCCGACAACCGCAATCGCTCCCAAAACGGTTAAGGATATTCCCTATGCCAATACGCCGATGGTTGATCTGCCGAAGAAGTCTTAG
- a CDS encoding flotillin family protein: protein MLNYNTFKPTASGPLAQTQTEGVNPSYRDDSNGYNGLFLAGAPIALFIIGVLAFVWFVNSFLCICKPNEVVILTGRKRQTKEGHDVGYRVLSGGRAISIPLLETVKRMDVTTMPIRVEVRNAYAKGGTPINIQAIANVKISSDPDIVGNAIERFLDRDRSEIVRVAKETLEGNLRGVVATLTPEQVNEDRLRFAESITSDVSRDLIKLGLEIDTLKVQNVADEVDYLNSLSRERIALIIRDAEIAESNALSEAEQIEAQCEEEAQVAKTQDEIIVLEKNNELRKIRAKLEQQAKSEEEITIAAAAEKRAKVEQKLQEVRAERERLRLQADQVLPAIADREAQTFFAQGKAAISAENAKATALVNDMLAKVWIETGKEASEVFLIQQLETILKESVKIPQHLQLDKINIVDNGDGKSLASIIKVYPEIVGQFLENIKQTLGVDVVGTLTKSSSVTSEESEHS, encoded by the coding sequence ATGTTAAACTATAACACTTTTAAACCCACTGCTTCTGGCCCCCTGGCCCAAACCCAAACGGAGGGCGTTAACCCCAGTTATCGCGATGATAGTAATGGCTATAATGGCCTTTTCTTAGCAGGTGCTCCCATTGCACTATTTATCATTGGAGTGCTGGCGTTTGTTTGGTTTGTCAATTCTTTCCTCTGTATTTGTAAGCCCAATGAGGTGGTGATTTTAACAGGGCGAAAACGCCAAACCAAGGAGGGGCATGATGTCGGTTATCGCGTTTTATCGGGAGGACGAGCGATTAGTATTCCTCTCTTAGAAACGGTTAAACGCATGGATGTGACCACGATGCCGATTCGGGTCGAAGTTCGCAATGCCTACGCCAAAGGGGGGACACCGATTAATATTCAGGCGATCGCCAATGTGAAAATTTCTAGTGATCCGGATATTGTGGGCAATGCCATTGAACGGTTTTTAGACCGCGATCGCAGTGAAATTGTGCGGGTAGCCAAGGAAACCTTGGAAGGGAATTTACGCGGTGTGGTAGCCACTTTAACCCCAGAACAAGTCAATGAAGATCGTCTCAGATTTGCCGAAAGTATTACCTCCGATGTCAGTCGAGATCTAATCAAATTGGGTTTAGAAATTGATACCCTGAAAGTGCAAAATGTTGCCGATGAAGTGGATTATCTCAATTCCTTAAGTCGAGAACGGATTGCTCTGATTATTCGGGATGCGGAAATTGCTGAATCGAATGCGCTCAGTGAAGCGGAACAAATTGAAGCCCAATGTGAAGAGGAAGCCCAGGTGGCAAAAACCCAGGATGAGATTATTGTTTTAGAAAAAAATAATGAGCTACGCAAAATCAGAGCCAAGTTAGAACAACAGGCCAAATCGGAAGAAGAAATTACGATCGCCGCCGCCGCCGAAAAACGGGCAAAAGTGGAACAAAAACTGCAAGAGGTTCGGGCAGAACGGGAACGTTTACGACTGCAAGCTGACCAGGTGTTACCGGCGATCGCAGATCGGGAGGCTCAAACTTTCTTTGCTCAGGGTAAAGCCGCCATTTCTGCTGAAAATGCCAAAGCAACAGCCCTAGTGAACGATATGTTAGCCAAAGTTTGGATCGAGACAGGGAAAGAAGCATCGGAAGTCTTTTTAATTCAACAACTCGAAACAATTTTAAAAGAGTCAGTCAAAATTCCCCAACATTTACAACTGGATAAAATTAATATTGTCGATAATGGAGATGGGAAATCCTTGGCCAGTATTATTAAAGTTTATCCTGAAATTGTGGGTCAATTCCTCGAAAACATTAAACAAACCCTCGGTGTGGATGTGGTTGGCACTCTCACGAAATCCAGTTCGGTCACATCAGAAGAATCCGAGCACTCTTAA
- a CDS encoding RluA family pseudouridine synthase has protein sequence MPNFSPPEIPEILELPVELPTENPAVRLDSWLAAQLSGLSRSRLQKLIEQGQVKVNTQICLEKQRLIKNGDRLVVTIPLVQPLEVKAEAIPLDILYEDSSLIIINKPAGLVVHPAPGHSQGTLVNALLAHCPDLTGIGGIQRPGIVHRLDKDTTGAMVIAKTDHAFQHLQAQLKAKTARREYWGLIYGTPKTQSGTVDLPIGRHPRDRQKMAIITMEKGGREAVTHWQILERLGNYTLMEFQLETGRTHQIRVHSKELGHPIVGDPVYSAGHSPVNLPGQALHARRLTLIHPLTETLLEAIAPLPVSFEKLLRIVRQR, from the coding sequence ATGCCAAATTTTTCCCCGCCAGAAATTCCAGAAATTCTCGAATTGCCCGTAGAGTTACCGACAGAAAACCCTGCTGTTAGATTAGATAGCTGGTTAGCCGCCCAATTGTCGGGCTTATCACGATCACGGCTGCAAAAGTTAATTGAACAGGGACAGGTCAAGGTTAATACTCAGATTTGTCTTGAAAAACAACGGCTGATTAAAAACGGCGATCGCTTGGTGGTGACGATTCCTCTGGTGCAGCCCTTAGAAGTCAAGGCCGAAGCTATTCCCCTGGATATTCTTTATGAAGACAGTAGTTTAATTATTATTAATAAACCGGCTGGTTTGGTGGTGCATCCCGCCCCAGGTCATAGCCAGGGAACCCTCGTTAACGCGCTTTTGGCCCATTGTCCTGATCTAACGGGTATTGGTGGCATACAACGGCCAGGCATTGTGCATCGTTTGGATAAGGACACCACGGGAGCGATGGTGATTGCCAAGACCGATCACGCTTTTCAGCATCTTCAGGCCCAACTCAAAGCAAAAACTGCCCGTCGAGAATATTGGGGATTGATTTACGGTACGCCTAAAACCCAATCTGGAACGGTTGATTTGCCTATTGGTCGCCATCCCCGCGATCGCCAAAAGATGGCCATTATTACAATGGAAAAAGGGGGAAGGGAAGCTGTCACCCATTGGCAGATTTTAGAAAGATTGGGTAACTATACCCTGATGGAATTCCAATTAGAAACGGGACGCACCCATCAAATTCGAGTTCATAGTAAAGAGTTAGGCCATCCCATTGTCGGTGATCCGGTCTATAGTGCTGGCCATTCCCCAGTCAATTTACCTGGTCAAGCCCTCCATGCCCGTCGTTTAACCTTGATTCATCCCCTTACCGAAACTCTCCTAGAAGCGATCGCACCTTTACCCGTATCGTTTGAAAAACTATTAAGAATAGTCCGTCAGAGATAA
- a CDS encoding ISAs1 family transposase: MKLRPKYRLVEHFAEIDDPRIERTKRHKLIDILTIAILAVICGAEGWVAMESFGKAKHQWLKKILELPNGIPSDDTFARVFASLNPEQFQDCFLHWVKSIAEVSEGEVIAIDGKTLRHSYDNANGKGAIQMVSAWATANRLVLGQCKVESKSNEITAIPKLLKMLEVKGCIVTIDAMGTQTKIAQQIVGRGGDYVLALKGNQGNLCEDVEQLFAHAQSVNFVGIKHDFHQTIDKGHGRIEIRRCWTMEQTEFLLGGEKWAKLTSICMIKAERRLKDKTEYETRYYISSLPSNAQKLSQSVRSHWLIENSLHWVLDLAFNEDACRIRKDFAPENLAVLRHIALNLLTKENTLKLGIKNKRLRAGWDEDYLLKVLLG; encoded by the coding sequence ATGAAACTCCGACCCAAATATAGACTGGTAGAACACTTTGCCGAAATAGATGACCCTCGCATCGAACGAACAAAACGGCATAAACTCATTGATATTCTAACGATTGCCATCTTAGCCGTCATTTGTGGAGCAGAAGGTTGGGTAGCCATGGAAAGTTTCGGCAAGGCTAAACATCAATGGCTAAAAAAAATTTTGGAATTGCCGAATGGCATCCCCTCCGACGATACGTTTGCGCGTGTATTTGCTAGTCTGAATCCAGAGCAATTTCAAGACTGTTTTCTGCATTGGGTCAAAAGTATAGCGGAGGTAAGTGAAGGAGAAGTGATAGCGATTGACGGCAAAACCCTTCGCCACTCCTATGACAATGCCAACGGAAAGGGCGCAATTCAGATGGTAAGTGCATGGGCAACAGCAAATCGTCTAGTACTAGGACAGTGCAAGGTGGAAAGCAAATCGAATGAAATCACGGCGATTCCTAAACTCCTGAAAATGCTAGAGGTCAAAGGTTGTATCGTAACGATTGATGCCATGGGAACTCAGACAAAGATTGCCCAACAGATAGTAGGGCGAGGGGGAGATTATGTTTTGGCATTGAAAGGCAATCAAGGTAATTTATGTGAGGATGTTGAACAATTATTTGCTCATGCTCAATCGGTTAATTTTGTGGGAATTAAGCATGATTTTCATCAAACAATAGACAAGGGACATGGACGGATTGAAATTCGCCGTTGCTGGACGATGGAACAAACAGAATTTTTGCTGGGTGGGGAGAAATGGGCAAAGTTGACGAGCATCTGTATGATTAAAGCGGAGAGACGATTGAAAGACAAAACAGAGTATGAGACTCGCTACTATATCAGTAGCCTGCCGAGTAATGCTCAAAAATTATCCCAATCTGTTCGTAGTCATTGGTTGATAGAAAACTCTTTACATTGGGTTCTAGACTTGGCCTTCAACGAGGATGCTTGTCGCATTCGTAAGGATTTTGCTCCTGAGAATTTAGCCGTCTTACGCCATATCGCTCTTAACTTGCTCACAAAGGAAAATACTCTGAAACTTGGTATCAAGAATAAACGGCTACGCGCTGGTTGGGACGAGGACTATCTCCTTAAGGTTTTACTCGGATAA
- a CDS encoding IS630 family transposase (programmed frameshift) — MLKTYIVRLSQEERQTLKDLVSIGKGAAYKIKHANILLNIDVNGQGWTDEEAAAAFSCHRNTVANLRERLVNEGVESALSRKPRKTPPRQPIIDGEVEAKLIALRCGEPPAGQARWTLRLLADKAVELEIVPAISHETVRPSVKKNELKPHLRQMYVIPPEKSAEFVSNMEDVLEIYHRPYDPNCPVICMDEQPIQLVKETRLPLPAKPGQPEAHDYEYERNGTANIFMFTEPLSGWRKTVVSERRTSVDWATEIKNLLDNDYADNDKVILVCDQLNTHKLASLYEAFEPSTARRLVERLEIHHTPKHGSWLNIAENELSAMTRQCLARRIPDRETLEQETTAWYTQRNHSQKSVDWQFTTAEARIRLKRLYPQIEN; from the exons ATGCTCAAGACCTATATTGTCCGATTAAGTCAAGAAGAACGTCAGACCCTAAAAGATTTGGTATCCATCGGCAAAGGAGCGGCTTACAAAATTAAGCACGCCAATATTCTGTTAAACATTGATGTGAATGGACAAGGATGGACGGATGAGGAAGCTGCCGCCGCCTTTAGTTGTCACCGTAACACAGTCGCCAATCTCAGGGAGCGATTGGTCAATGAAGGTGTGGAGTCAGCATTAAGCCGCAAGCCCCGCAAAACGCCGCCTCGTCAACCGATTATTGATGGAGAGGTAGAAGCAAAACTAATCGCCTTACGTTGTGGAGAACCGCCTGCTGGTCAAGCCCGTTGGACATTGAGGTTACTAGCCGACAAGGCGGTCGAGTTAGAAATTGTGCCAGCAATTAGTCACGAAACCGTGCGTC CAAGTGTTAAAAAAAACGAACTAAAACCTCATCTGCGACAGATGTACGTGATTCCACCAGAAAAGAGTGCCGAATTTGTGTCTAACATGGAAGATGTTCTAGAAATTTATCACCGACCCTATGACCCCAATTGTCCAGTGATTTGCATGGATGAGCAACCTATACAATTGGTCAAAGAAACCCGCCTTCCTCTACCAGCCAAACCTGGACAGCCAGAGGCGCATGATTACGAATATGAACGCAATGGAACAGCCAATATCTTTATGTTTACAGAACCCTTGTCTGGGTGGCGAAAGACAGTTGTCAGTGAACGTAGAACATCGGTTGACTGGGCAACAGAAATTAAGAATTTACTCGATAACGACTATGCTGATAACGACAAAGTCATTTTAGTATGTGATCAGCTAAATACTCACAAACTTGCCTCACTATATGAAGCATTTGAGCCTTCCACGGCTCGTCGTCTAGTCGAACGGTTGGAAATTCACCATACCCCAAAACATGGCAGTTGGCTTAATATTGCTGAAAACGAGCTGTCCGCAATGACTCGGCAATGCCTAGCTCGTCGAATTCCAGATCGGGAAACTTTAGAGCAAGAAACAACGGCTTGGTACACTCAGCGCAATCATTCCCAAAAGTCGGTAGATTGGCAATTCACGACGGCTGAGGCTCGTATCCGTCTCAAGCGTCTTTATCCACAAATAGAAAATTGA
- a CDS encoding DUF6444 domain-containing protein, protein MVHGFSYITFIFHETPFSYTFQAFCPVLRLETAEIDENDWEQTPVSVRNLVVKLFDKIEQLEKHLKELQETNEKISEKVNQNSQNSNNPPTSEPLNVEIPKKKKKLGGKKRGGQIGHKGHSRFLYSEEKCKEIIEHHPDSCKCCGEKLRGIDPNPYRHQIVEIPPIVLEIVEHRVHERVCDNCGQKTRAILPPEVERSGYGERVVALVVCQFSICG, encoded by the coding sequence TTGGTTCATGGGTTTTCTTACATTACGTTCATCTTCCATGAAACCCCTTTCTCTTATACTTTTCAAGCCTTTTGTCCTGTACTTAGACTAGAGACAGCCGAAATTGACGAAAATGATTGGGAGCAAACCCCAGTCAGCGTCAGAAATCTGGTGGTAAAATTATTCGATAAGATAGAGCAACTAGAAAAACACCTCAAAGAATTGCAGGAAACAAACGAAAAGATTAGCGAAAAAGTCAATCAGAATTCTCAAAACTCAAATAACCCTCCTACGTCAGAGCCGCTAAATGTTGAAATTCCCAAGAAAAAAAAGAAACTGGGTGGAAAAAAGAGAGGAGGGCAAATAGGTCATAAAGGTCATAGCCGCTTTTTGTATTCAGAAGAAAAGTGTAAGGAAATTATCGAACACCATCCTGATAGCTGTAAGTGTTGCGGTGAAAAACTAAGGGGAATAGACCCAAACCCCTATCGTCATCAAATAGTAGAGATACCGCCCATCGTTCTAGAAATAGTAGAACATAGGGTACATGAAAGAGTTTGTGATAATTGTGGACAAAAAACGAGAGCGATATTACCCCCAGAAGTAGAAAGGAGTGGTTATGGGGAAAGAGTAGTAGCCCTAGTGGTCTGTCAATTTTCTATTTGTGGATAA
- a CDS encoding IS630 family transposase — protein sequence MIKLEFTEEDKRLLSYGRFNHPHPRVQLKMEVLWLKSQGLSHQKIAQFAGVSVNTVTSYIRDYQEGGIEKLKEIKFNRPKSELTEHQGTIEAYFESNPPARINEAVKRIEELTGIKRSPTQVRKFLKSIGMRCLKVGTIPSKADVEAQDSYREKELEPRLEEAKAGKRAVFFVDASHFVMGEFVNFIWCFKRIFIKSPSGRKRFNVLGALNAITHEVIMVTNSSYITGTQVCELLEKIAELGLLIPITLVLDNARYQKCRIVQELAESLGIELLYLPPYSPNLNLIERLWKFVKKKCLYAKYYEDFTQFSAAISGCLEDANVKYKEELDSLLTLRFQRFDKSQIMNV from the coding sequence ATGATTAAGTTAGAATTTACGGAAGAAGACAAAAGACTGTTGTCTTACGGTCGGTTTAATCACCCGCATCCTAGAGTACAGCTAAAGATGGAAGTTTTATGGTTAAAAAGTCAGGGATTATCTCATCAAAAAATTGCTCAATTCGCAGGAGTTTCAGTAAATACGGTGACAAGCTATATCCGTGATTATCAAGAGGGCGGGATAGAAAAACTAAAAGAAATAAAATTTAATCGCCCGAAAAGCGAGTTAACAGAGCATCAAGGGACAATTGAGGCATATTTTGAGTCAAATCCACCAGCAAGAATAAATGAAGCAGTAAAAAGAATAGAAGAATTAACGGGAATAAAAAGAAGTCCAACGCAAGTCAGAAAATTTTTAAAGTCAATAGGAATGAGGTGTCTAAAGGTGGGAACAATTCCATCAAAAGCAGATGTAGAAGCTCAGGATAGCTATAGAGAAAAAGAGCTAGAACCAAGGCTAGAAGAGGCAAAAGCAGGAAAAAGGGCAGTTTTCTTTGTAGATGCCTCTCATTTTGTAATGGGAGAATTTGTAAATTTTATATGGTGCTTCAAAAGGATTTTTATTAAGTCACCATCAGGGAGAAAACGTTTTAATGTGTTAGGAGCATTAAATGCAATTACCCATGAAGTAATTATGGTAACGAACAGTTCTTATATTACGGGAACTCAGGTTTGTGAACTCCTAGAAAAGATAGCAGAATTAGGACTATTAATACCGATTACGTTGGTATTAGACAATGCTCGTTATCAAAAATGCCGAATTGTGCAGGAGTTGGCAGAATCATTAGGAATAGAGTTACTGTACTTACCTCCTTATTCTCCTAACTTGAATTTAATTGAAAGACTGTGGAAGTTTGTGAAAAAGAAGTGTTTATACGCAAAATATTATGAAGATTTTACGCAGTTTTCTGCAGCAATTTCAGGATGTCTTGAAGATGCTAACGTAAAATATAAGGAGGAGCTTGATTCTTTGCTCACCTTACGATTTCAACGCTTTGATAAATCTCAGATTATGAACGTTTGA
- a CDS encoding IS1 family transposase, with protein MSILKKSSMKILNDVGLCQEKEDALFKKNCPHCYSENVKIHSHYQTKGNGERKMFICQECSSCFAETYGSVIAGLETPLSEIVKVLKARMEGIGLNAAARAFGYAKTTILNWEKKLSGLQETLFLYALVNEFVKLVIEGDELYTKVGKNKEASASEGWTIVLMDRASRFIWHLKCGRKEQKLFLEAMMTVAELFERSAESLQLFTDGEKRYSQLLFDICHEVLRTGKRGRPTKVLPKGMVVRLKNKSSKRRDSEGKLKKVETPKPEHPETTEKPEEKDVHANHVEAFNSAIRRYLSAFRRRTNTYAKSVVGLQRVLDIFWMVHNFVRSHFTTRKVPAVALGIIEKGFTWEDLLQIRLIS; from the coding sequence ATGTCAATATTAAAGAAAAGCTCTATGAAAATCCTGAATGATGTTGGCTTGTGCCAAGAGAAAGAGGATGCCTTATTCAAGAAAAACTGTCCTCATTGCTATAGTGAAAACGTAAAAATACATTCTCATTATCAAACGAAAGGTAACGGGGAACGTAAAATGTTCATTTGTCAAGAATGTAGTTCTTGTTTTGCTGAGACTTATGGTAGCGTAATCGCTGGCTTAGAAACCCCATTAAGTGAAATTGTAAAAGTATTAAAAGCCAGAATGGAAGGAATAGGATTAAATGCAGCAGCCCGAGCATTCGGCTACGCGAAAACAACAATATTGAATTGGGAAAAGAAATTATCAGGATTACAAGAGACATTATTTTTATACGCCTTAGTGAATGAATTTGTTAAATTAGTAATAGAAGGGGATGAACTATACACAAAAGTTGGAAAAAATAAAGAAGCAAGTGCCTCTGAGGGGTGGACAATCGTTCTCATGGACAGAGCAAGCCGCTTTATTTGGCATTTAAAATGTGGTCGAAAAGAGCAGAAATTATTTCTAGAAGCAATGATGACGGTAGCGGAATTATTTGAAAGGAGTGCAGAATCTCTCCAGTTATTTACAGATGGAGAAAAGCGATATAGTCAACTGCTATTTGATATTTGTCACGAAGTATTAAGGACTGGAAAGCGAGGTCGTCCCACCAAAGTATTACCGAAGGGTATGGTGGTAAGACTAAAAAATAAGAGTAGTAAACGTCGAGATTCTGAGGGTAAACTCAAGAAAGTAGAAACTCCGAAACCAGAACATCCTGAGACAACAGAAAAACCAGAAGAAAAGGACGTCCATGCCAACCACGTTGAGGCATTTAATAGTGCTATCCGACGCTATTTATCTGCCTTTCGTCGTCGTACAAATACTTATGCTAAATCTGTTGTGGGATTACAGCGAGTCCTAGATATTTTCTGGATGGTTCATAACTTTGTTCGCAGCCATTTTACTACGAGAAAAGTTCCTGCTGTAGCTCTCGGTATAATTGAAAAAGGGTTTACTTGGGAGGACTTACTCCAAATTCGCCTGATTTCTTGA
- a CDS encoding IS1634 family transposase, producing MNNLNIKDLDHLGIVAGIIDEMGLVEIIDEEVGTHPQEKLSVGTIVKAMILNCLGCINAPLYLLSEFFKGKALEHLLGEGIKAEDLNDDKLGRSLDKVFGVGVKKLFTKIVLKAAAIFGIEQKSKHLDSTSMSVQGKYKERIEDEEDEQTKAIKIKFGYSRDKRPDLKQFMLNMICSGDGGVPLFMQLGDGNESDKKVFPQIIKDCQETLNMEGLSVIAGVRPLVDKSCCNQGSTGNPY from the coding sequence ATGAATAACCTAAATATTAAAGACCTCGACCACTTAGGAATCGTAGCGGGAATTATAGATGAAATGGGTTTAGTAGAAATTATCGATGAGGAAGTGGGAACTCATCCTCAAGAAAAGCTCAGTGTAGGTACAATAGTAAAAGCAATGATATTAAACTGCTTAGGATGTATCAATGCTCCGTTATATTTGTTGAGTGAATTTTTTAAAGGAAAAGCATTAGAACACCTATTAGGAGAAGGAATAAAAGCAGAAGATTTAAATGATGACAAGCTAGGAAGGTCATTGGATAAGGTATTTGGAGTGGGGGTAAAAAAACTGTTCACGAAAATAGTCCTAAAAGCGGCAGCAATCTTTGGAATAGAACAAAAGTCAAAGCATTTAGACTCAACCTCAATGTCTGTACAAGGGAAGTATAAGGAAAGGATAGAAGATGAGGAAGACGAGCAGACAAAAGCCATAAAAATAAAATTTGGTTATTCCAGAGATAAACGACCAGACCTAAAACAGTTTATGTTAAATATGATATGTAGTGGAGATGGTGGTGTCCCTCTCTTTATGCAATTAGGAGATGGCAATGAATCGGATAAAAAGGTGTTTCCCCAGATAATCAAAGACTGTCAAGAAACGTTGAATATGGAAGGTTTATCGGTGATTGCTGGGGTACGACCTTTAGTTGATAAAAGCTGTTGTAATCAGGGTTCTACAGGGAACCCATATTGA